The following proteins are encoded in a genomic region of Molothrus aeneus isolate 106 chromosome 14, BPBGC_Maene_1.0, whole genome shotgun sequence:
- the MBNL3 gene encoding muscleblind-like protein 3 isoform X3, whose product MFAQQMQFMLPGAQLQPITTFPVTPSLATSPTMAFSPYLSHVSPGMGLVPAELLPNTPVLVSGNPTVTVPGGSAGQKLMRTDKLEVCREFQRGNCTRGENDCRYAHPIDIAMIDTNENTVTVCMDYIKGRCSREKCKYFHPPAHLQAKIKAAQHQVNQTAAAAMALPPGALQPLPKRPALEKNNGATTVFNPSVFHYQQALANMQLQQPTFIPTGSVLCMTPTASVVPMMHGATPTTVSAATTPATSVPFAATATANQISQLSVDELSSSMFVSQM is encoded by the exons ACAACGTTTCCTGTGACTCCATCGCTTGCAACAAGCCCCACAATGGCTTTTAGTCCCTACCTGAGTCATGTTTCTCCTGGGATGGGCTTAGTTCCTGCAGAGCTTTTACCAAATACTCCTGTCCTGGTTTCTGGAAATCCTACTGTTACAGTACCgggaggctctgctgggcagaaactgatgcgtACGGATAAACTAGAG GTTTGTCGAGAGTTTCAGCGTGGAAATTGCACACGTGGTGAGAATGATTGCCGCTATGCTCACCCTATAGATATTGCAATGATAGACACAAATGAAAATACTGTTACAGTTTGCATGGATTACATCAAAGGTCGATGCTCTAGGGAGAAATGCAAGTACTTTCATCCCCCTGCACACCTGCAAGCCAAAATCAAGGCAGCTCAACACCAGGTGAACCagacagctgcagctgcaatg GCCCTGCCGCCTGGTGCACTTCAACCTTTACCAAAGAGGCCAGCACTTGAAAAAAACAATGGTGCCACCACAGTCTTTAACCCAAGCGTTTTCCACTACCAACAGGCTCTAGCCAACATGCAGTTGCAACAGCCTACATTCATCCCTACAG GGTCAGTTCTGTGCATGACACCCACTGCAAGCGTTG TGCCCATGATGCACGGTGCTACGCCCACCACTGTGTCTGCAGCAACAACTCCTGCCACCAGCGTCCCCTTCGCTGCAACAGCTACCGCCAATCAG ATATCCCAGTTATCAGTAGATGAACTGAGTAGCAGCATGTTTGTTTCACAGATGTAG